In one window of Kitasatospora sp. MMS16-BH015 DNA:
- the ftsZ gene encoding cell division protein FtsZ, with protein MAAPQNYLAVIKVVGIGGGGVNAINRMIEVGLKGVEFIAINTDAQALLMSDADVKLDVGRELTRGLGAGANPEVGRKAAEDHREEIEEVLKGADMVFVTAGEGGGTGTGGAPVVANIARSLGALTIGVVTRPFTFEGRRRANQAEDGIAGLREEVDTLIVIPNDRLLSISDRQVSVLDAFRSADQVLLSGVQGITDLITTPGLINLDFADVKSVMSDAGSALMGIGSARGEDRAKAAAVMAISSPLLEASIDGARGVLLSISGGSDLGLFEINESAQLVSEAAHPEANIIFGAVIDDALGDEVRVTVIAAGFDGGQPPAIVRDPVVKATPAATPAAPERPATRPSYGSIGSVTARSEEPRATEAPVTTAPPVPPQVQPARQPFVESPAEELDVPDFLK; from the coding sequence GTGGCAGCACCGCAGAACTACCTCGCAGTCATCAAGGTCGTCGGTATCGGCGGCGGTGGTGTCAACGCCATCAACCGGATGATCGAGGTCGGTCTCAAGGGCGTCGAGTTCATCGCGATCAACACCGATGCACAGGCCCTCCTGATGAGCGACGCCGACGTCAAGCTCGACGTGGGCCGTGAACTCACCCGGGGCCTCGGCGCCGGCGCCAACCCCGAGGTCGGCCGCAAGGCCGCCGAGGACCACCGCGAGGAGATCGAGGAGGTCCTCAAGGGGGCCGACATGGTCTTCGTCACCGCCGGCGAGGGCGGCGGCACCGGCACCGGCGGCGCGCCGGTCGTGGCCAACATCGCCCGCTCGCTCGGCGCCCTGACCATCGGCGTGGTCACCCGCCCCTTCACCTTCGAGGGCCGCCGCCGCGCCAACCAGGCCGAGGACGGCATCGCCGGGCTGCGCGAGGAGGTCGACACCCTCATCGTCATCCCGAACGACCGGCTGCTCTCCATCTCGGACCGCCAGGTCTCGGTGCTGGACGCCTTCCGCTCCGCCGACCAGGTGCTGCTCTCCGGTGTCCAGGGCATCACCGACCTGATCACCACCCCGGGCCTGATCAACCTCGACTTCGCCGACGTCAAGTCGGTCATGTCGGACGCCGGTTCGGCGCTCATGGGCATCGGCTCGGCCCGCGGCGAGGACCGCGCCAAGGCCGCCGCCGTGATGGCGATCTCCTCGCCGCTGCTCGAGGCCTCCATCGACGGCGCCCGCGGCGTGCTGCTCTCCATCTCCGGCGGCTCCGACCTCGGCCTCTTCGAGATCAACGAGTCGGCCCAGCTGGTCAGCGAGGCCGCCCACCCCGAGGCCAACATCATCTTCGGTGCCGTCATCGACGACGCCCTGGGCGACGAGGTGCGCGTCACCGTCATCGCGGCCGGCTTCGACGGCGGCCAGCCCCCGGCCATCGTGCGCGACCCCGTGGTCAAGGCCACCCCGGCCGCCACGCCGGCCGCCCCGGAGCGCCCGGCCACCCGCCCCTCCTACGGGAGCATCGGCTCGGTGACCGCCCGCAGCGAGGAGCCGCGCGCCACCGAGGCGCCCGTCACCACCGCCCCGCCGGTGCCGCCGCAGGTGCAGCCGGCCCGGCAGCCCTTCGTCGAGAGCCCGGCCGAGGAGCTCGACGTGCCGGACTTCCTGAAGTAG
- a CDS encoding cell division protein FtsQ/DivIB has product MAETGPAEGWEAAGGWGDDEPGPPRLRLSRRGVVVLSALGALLLGGLGWLVFFSSALDVRAVDVQGLESGQLTNDQVAAALGDATRGPLARVDLAAAERRVEAVPRVAKAEIWRGWPHTLRVKLVERKAVAAVKAEDGKFTQVDAEGVSFATESAPPAGVPVVELALSQQTNQSLGVIPRPTLVRAAVTVAAGLPEAVAKRAGAVRVYSYDDIELQLSDGVLVRWGSAERTDRKAKVLTALLGQKATNYDVSAPEAPAVSS; this is encoded by the coding sequence GTGGCCGAGACCGGGCCCGCCGAAGGCTGGGAGGCCGCCGGAGGTTGGGGTGACGACGAGCCGGGGCCACCCCGGCTCCGCCTCTCCCGGCGCGGGGTGGTGGTGCTGAGCGCGCTCGGCGCGCTGCTGCTCGGCGGGCTCGGCTGGCTGGTCTTCTTCTCCTCGGCCCTGGACGTGCGCGCCGTCGACGTCCAGGGCCTGGAGAGTGGTCAGCTGACGAACGACCAGGTCGCCGCCGCGCTCGGGGACGCCACCCGCGGCCCGCTGGCCCGGGTGGACCTGGCCGCGGCCGAGCGCCGGGTGGAGGCCGTGCCCCGGGTGGCCAAGGCCGAGATCTGGCGCGGCTGGCCGCACACCCTGCGGGTGAAGCTGGTCGAACGCAAGGCCGTGGCCGCCGTCAAGGCGGAGGACGGCAAGTTCACCCAGGTCGACGCCGAAGGGGTGAGCTTCGCCACCGAATCCGCACCGCCCGCCGGCGTGCCGGTGGTGGAGCTGGCCCTGAGTCAGCAGACGAACCAATCCCTGGGGGTGATTCCCCGTCCGACCCTCGTCCGGGCCGCCGTGACGGTGGCCGCCGGGCTCCCGGAGGCCGTCGCCAAGCGGGCCGGAGCGGTTCGGGTGTACTCGTACGACGACATCGAACTCCAGCTCAGCGATGGTGTGCTGGTGCGCTGGGGGAGTGCGGAGCGGACCGACCGCAAGGCCAAGGTGCTCACCGCGCTGCTCGGTCAGAAGGCCACGAACTATGACGTGAGTGCGCCGGAGGCGCCTGCGGTGTCCTCTTGA
- the murG gene encoding undecaprenyldiphospho-muramoylpentapeptide beta-N-acetylglucosaminyltransferase produces the protein MHVVLAGGGTAGHIEPALALADALRRHDPSIGITALGTERGLETRLVPERGYQLELIPAVPLPRKPTPELITVPGRLRGTVRAAQEIIERVKADVVVGFGGYVAMPAYLAAKRAGVPIVVHEANARPGLANKIGARYSDFVAVSTPDSKLRDSRYIGIPLRRTIATLDRGAVRPEARHYFGLDQRLPTLLVSGGSQGARRLNETVQAIAPRLQQYGVQILHAVGPKNELPVIDDIPGMPPYRAVPYVDRMDLAYAAADLMLCRAGAMTVAELAAVGLPAAFVPLPIGNGEQRLNAQPMVKAGGGLLVDDAELTPDWVLQNVLPVLTNPQKLWEMSNAAAAFGRRDADDLLVRMVYEAVAAAQGHRRGRG, from the coding sequence GTGCATGTCGTACTCGCCGGCGGCGGGACCGCCGGCCACATCGAGCCGGCGCTCGCCCTCGCGGACGCCCTCCGCAGGCACGACCCGTCCATCGGGATCACCGCCCTCGGCACCGAGCGCGGTCTGGAGACCCGCCTGGTACCCGAGCGCGGCTACCAGCTGGAGCTGATCCCGGCCGTCCCGCTGCCCCGCAAGCCCACCCCCGAGCTGATCACCGTCCCGGGCCGCCTGCGCGGCACCGTCCGGGCCGCCCAGGAGATCATCGAGCGGGTCAAGGCCGACGTGGTGGTGGGCTTCGGCGGCTACGTCGCGATGCCCGCGTACCTCGCGGCCAAGCGCGCCGGGGTGCCGATCGTGGTGCACGAGGCCAACGCCCGCCCGGGCCTGGCCAACAAGATCGGCGCCCGGTACAGCGACTTCGTCGCCGTCTCCACCCCGGATTCCAAGCTGCGCGACTCCCGCTACATCGGCATCCCGCTGCGCCGCACCATCGCCACCCTGGACCGCGGCGCGGTGCGCCCGGAGGCCCGGCACTACTTCGGCCTCGACCAGCGGCTGCCCACCCTGCTGGTCTCCGGCGGTTCGCAGGGCGCCCGCCGCCTGAACGAGACCGTCCAGGCGATCGCGCCCCGGCTCCAGCAGTACGGGGTGCAGATCCTGCACGCCGTCGGCCCGAAGAACGAGCTGCCGGTGATCGACGACATCCCCGGGATGCCGCCGTACCGCGCGGTGCCGTACGTGGACCGGATGGACCTGGCCTACGCCGCCGCCGACCTGATGCTCTGCCGGGCCGGCGCCATGACGGTGGCCGAGCTGGCCGCCGTCGGCCTGCCCGCCGCCTTCGTGCCGCTGCCGATCGGCAACGGCGAGCAGCGGCTGAACGCCCAGCCGATGGTCAAGGCCGGCGGCGGCCTGCTGGTGGACGACGCCGAGCTGACCCCGGACTGGGTGCTCCAGAACGTGCTGCCGGTGCTCACCAACCCGCAGAAGCTGTGGGAGATGAGCAACGCCGCCGCCGCCTTCGGCCGCCGGGACGCGGACGACCTGCTGGTCAGGATGGTCTACGAGGCGGTCGCGGCCGCCCAGGGCCACCGCCGCGGCAGGGGCTGA
- the ftsW gene encoding putative lipid II flippase FtsW, whose protein sequence is MAVATPPSKLRVISATTTVFKSEGPLGRVKAFRDRISYLLSRPLAPYYLILGSSMLLVILGLVMVFSSSQILVMQRHLPITFFFRKQLAAVVLGGTMLLLLARTPLKLLRALVYPMLCAVIGALVLVAIPGVGMEVNGNRNWINLGFFQVQPSEFAKLALVLWGADLLARKQKTGLLDQWKHLLVPLVPGTLLLLMLIMFGGDMGTTMILVAMLFGLLWMVGAPLRLFGATLGIAVVACTALIITVPHRLDRLACIGVTKPDPNLNCFQALHGLYALAAGGLFGSGLGAGVEKWGQLPEAHTDFIFAATGEELGLVGTLSVLGLFAALGYAGIRVAIGTKDPFVRYAAGAATTWIMAQAMINLGSALGLFPIAGVPLPLFSYGGSAMLSALCAVGVLLCFARSTPGAKAALAMRSKNSRFRTRLARVLPRRRTTARPAPRPARRER, encoded by the coding sequence ATCGCAGTGGCAACGCCGCCGTCGAAGCTGCGGGTCATCTCGGCGACCACGACCGTCTTCAAATCGGAAGGCCCCCTCGGTCGTGTCAAGGCCTTCCGCGACCGGATCAGCTACCTGCTGAGCCGTCCCCTCGCCCCCTACTACCTGATCCTGGGTTCGAGCATGCTGCTCGTGATCCTCGGTCTGGTGATGGTCTTCTCCTCCTCCCAGATCCTGGTGATGCAGCGTCACCTCCCCATCACGTTCTTCTTCCGCAAACAGCTCGCCGCCGTCGTCCTCGGCGGCACCATGCTCCTGCTGCTGGCCAGGACCCCCCTCAAACTGCTCCGCGCCCTGGTCTACCCCATGCTCTGCGCGGTGATCGGCGCGCTCGTGCTGGTCGCCATCCCGGGCGTCGGCATGGAGGTCAACGGCAACCGGAACTGGATCAACCTGGGCTTCTTCCAGGTGCAGCCCTCCGAGTTCGCCAAGCTGGCGCTCGTGCTCTGGGGCGCCGACCTGCTGGCGCGCAAGCAGAAGACCGGCCTGCTCGACCAGTGGAAGCACCTGCTGGTGCCCCTGGTGCCCGGCACCCTGCTGCTGCTCATGCTGATCATGTTCGGCGGCGACATGGGCACCACGATGATCCTGGTCGCGATGCTCTTCGGCCTGCTCTGGATGGTGGGCGCCCCGCTGCGCCTGTTCGGTGCGACCCTGGGCATCGCCGTGGTGGCCTGCACGGCCCTGATCATCACCGTGCCGCACCGCCTGGACCGGCTGGCCTGCATCGGCGTCACCAAGCCCGACCCCAACCTGAACTGCTTCCAGGCCCTGCACGGCCTGTACGCCCTGGCGGCCGGCGGCCTGTTCGGATCCGGTCTCGGCGCCGGGGTCGAGAAGTGGGGCCAACTGCCCGAGGCGCACACCGACTTCATCTTCGCCGCCACCGGCGAGGAGCTCGGCCTGGTGGGGACGCTGTCCGTGCTCGGCCTCTTCGCGGCACTAGGCTACGCGGGTATCCGTGTGGCCATCGGTACGAAGGACCCCTTCGTCAGGTACGCCGCGGGGGCCGCCACCACGTGGATCATGGCGCAGGCCATGATCAACCTGGGGTCGGCGCTGGGGCTCTTCCCCATCGCCGGCGTGCCGCTCCCGCTGTTCTCCTACGGCGGGTCCGCCATGCTGTCGGCCCTGTGCGCCGTCGGCGTGCTGCTCTGCTTCGCGCGCAGCACGCCGGGGGCCAAGGCGGCCCTGGCCATGCGGAGCAAGAACTCCCGGTTCAGGACACGCCTGGCCCGGGTGCTGCCACGACGACGAACCACAGCGCGCCCTGCTCCCCGGCCGGCGCGCAGGGAGCGGTGA
- the murD gene encoding UDP-N-acetylmuramoyl-L-alanine--D-glutamate ligase, with amino-acid sequence MTVEFKGLRVVVAGLGLSGVSAARVLRELGAEVTVVDGGDSPALRSRVAELGVAAQLGDGETLPEGTELIVTSPGWPPTSPLFLAAEAAGVPIWGDVELAWQLRKPLAATGEPAPWLAVTGTNGKTTTVQMLASILTAAGKRTAAVGNVGVSVLDAVLAEEPYDVLAVELSSYQLHWAPSLRPHSAVVLNLAPDHLDWHGSMEAYAADKGRIYQGNQVACVYNLADPATEALVMEADVEEGCRAIGFGLGAPAPSNLGVVDGLLVDRAFAPDRQKNAAEIGAVEDVKPAAPHNITNALAAAALARAYGVDTKAVRDGLRAFTPDAHRIAQVAVVEGVTYVDDSKATNTHAAAASLAAYDPVVWIAGGLAKGATFDELVVGAAPRLRAAVLIGADRGLIREALARHAPDVPVIEAATGQTGAEAMAEIVRIAAAQAQPGDTVLLAPACASMDMFTNYGERGDLFAASVAALGE; translated from the coding sequence ATGACCGTGGAGTTCAAGGGCCTGCGGGTGGTCGTCGCGGGCCTCGGCCTCTCCGGGGTGAGCGCGGCCCGGGTGCTGCGCGAGCTCGGCGCCGAGGTCACCGTGGTGGACGGCGGCGACAGCCCGGCCCTGCGCTCCCGCGTGGCCGAGCTCGGCGTGGCCGCGCAGCTGGGCGACGGCGAGACGCTGCCCGAGGGCACCGAACTGATCGTCACCTCGCCCGGCTGGCCCCCCACCAGCCCGCTCTTCCTGGCCGCCGAGGCGGCCGGCGTCCCGATCTGGGGCGACGTGGAGCTGGCCTGGCAGCTGCGCAAGCCGCTGGCCGCCACCGGCGAGCCGGCCCCCTGGCTGGCCGTCACCGGCACCAACGGCAAGACCACCACCGTCCAGATGCTCGCCTCGATCCTGACGGCGGCGGGCAAGCGCACGGCCGCCGTCGGCAACGTCGGGGTGTCGGTCCTGGATGCCGTCCTCGCGGAGGAGCCGTACGACGTGCTCGCCGTGGAGCTCTCCAGCTACCAGCTGCACTGGGCGCCCAGCCTGCGCCCGCACTCGGCCGTGGTGCTCAACCTGGCCCCGGACCACCTGGACTGGCACGGCTCGATGGAGGCGTACGCCGCCGACAAGGGCCGGATCTACCAGGGCAACCAGGTGGCCTGCGTCTACAACCTGGCCGACCCGGCCACCGAGGCCCTCGTGATGGAGGCCGACGTGGAGGAGGGCTGCCGGGCCATCGGCTTCGGCCTCGGCGCCCCCGCCCCCTCGAACCTCGGTGTGGTGGACGGCCTCCTGGTCGACCGCGCCTTCGCGCCGGACCGCCAGAAGAACGCCGCCGAGATCGGCGCCGTCGAGGACGTCAAGCCGGCCGCCCCGCACAACATCACCAACGCCCTGGCCGCCGCCGCCCTGGCCCGCGCCTACGGTGTGGACACCAAGGCCGTCCGGGACGGCCTGCGCGCCTTCACCCCGGACGCCCACCGGATCGCCCAGGTCGCCGTGGTCGAGGGCGTCACCTACGTGGACGACTCCAAGGCCACCAACACCCACGCCGCCGCCGCCTCGCTGGCCGCCTACGACCCGGTGGTCTGGATCGCCGGTGGCCTCGCCAAGGGCGCCACCTTCGACGAGCTGGTGGTCGGCGCGGCCCCCCGCCTGCGGGCGGCCGTCCTGATCGGCGCCGACCGCGGACTGATCCGCGAGGCACTGGCGCGACACGCCCCGGATGTCCCGGTGATCGAAGCGGCGACCGGCCAGACTGGCGCCGAAGCGATGGCCGAGATCGTCCGGATCGCCGCAGCCCAGGCCCAGCCCGGTGACACCGTCCTGCTGGCCCCGGCCTGCGCCTCGATGGACATGTTCACCAACTACGGCGAACGTGGTGACCTGTTCGCTGCATCGGTCGCCGCGCTGGGGGAGTAG
- the mraY gene encoding phospho-N-acetylmuramoyl-pentapeptide-transferase, with translation MKQILIAGMIGLVLSLLGTPALIRLLAKHGYGQMIRDDGPKAHASKRGTPTMGGIAFILATLIAYGATKAISGESPTASGLLVLFLTVGLGLVGFLDDYIKVVKQRSLGLRAKAKLVGQSAVGLAFAVLALQFHDARGITPASTHLSFVRDFSWSIGPVLFVIWAYFMIAAMSNGVNLTDGLDGLATGASVMVFGAYVFIGVWQYGQSCAYMVRATADCYDVRDPLDLAVVAAALMGSCFGFLWWNTSPAKIFMGDTGSLALGGALAGLAICSQTELLLALLGGLFVIITLSVIIQVGSFRMTGKRVFKMAPLQHHFELKGWSEVLIVVRFWIIQGLCVAVGLGLFYAGWVTG, from the coding sequence ATGAAGCAGATCCTCATCGCGGGGATGATCGGCCTGGTGCTCTCGCTCCTGGGCACCCCCGCGCTGATCCGGTTGCTGGCCAAGCACGGCTACGGCCAGATGATCCGTGACGACGGCCCCAAGGCCCACGCGAGCAAGCGCGGTACCCCCACCATGGGTGGCATCGCCTTCATCCTGGCCACCCTGATCGCCTACGGCGCGACCAAGGCGATCTCCGGCGAGTCGCCGACCGCCTCCGGGCTGCTGGTGCTCTTCCTGACGGTGGGTCTGGGCCTGGTCGGCTTCCTGGACGACTACATCAAGGTGGTCAAGCAGCGCTCGCTCGGCCTGCGGGCCAAGGCCAAGCTGGTCGGCCAGTCGGCCGTCGGCCTCGCCTTCGCGGTGCTCGCCCTGCAGTTCCACGACGCCCGCGGCATCACCCCGGCCTCCACGCACCTCTCCTTCGTGCGCGACTTCAGCTGGTCGATCGGCCCGGTGCTGTTCGTCATCTGGGCGTACTTCATGATCGCCGCGATGTCGAACGGCGTGAACCTCACCGACGGCCTGGACGGCCTGGCCACCGGCGCCTCGGTGATGGTCTTCGGCGCCTACGTCTTCATCGGCGTCTGGCAGTACGGCCAGAGCTGCGCCTACATGGTGCGGGCCACCGCCGACTGCTACGACGTCCGCGACCCGCTGGACCTGGCCGTGGTGGCCGCCGCCCTGATGGGCTCCTGCTTCGGCTTCCTCTGGTGGAACACCTCGCCCGCCAAGATCTTCATGGGCGACACCGGCTCGCTCGCCCTCGGCGGCGCGCTGGCCGGCCTGGCGATCTGCTCGCAGACCGAGCTGCTGCTCGCCCTGCTGGGCGGTCTCTTCGTGATCATCACCCTCTCGGTGATCATCCAGGTCGGCTCGTTCCGGATGACCGGCAAGCGCGTCTTCAAGATGGCCCCGCTCCAGCACCACTTCGAGCTCAAGGGCTGGAGCGAGGTGCTGATCGTGGTCCGGTTCTGGATCATCCAGGGCCTCTGCGTGGCCGTCGGCCTCGGCCTCTTCTACGCGGGATGGGTGACCGGATGA
- the murF gene encoding UDP-N-acetylmuramoyl-tripeptide--D-alanyl-D-alanine ligase has product MIALTLAEIAEAVGGTLDSADPATLVTGPVDRDSRLMGPGGLFACVVGERVDGHDFVGTAIAAGAVAVLATRPVGVPAVLVEDVVAALAKLGRAVIDRAPGLAVVGLTGSAGKTSTKDLIAQVLARHGETVFTEGSLNNEIGAPLTAAKVTDGTRHLVLEMGARHKGDIAYLTTIAPPTVGLVLNVGTAHVGEFGSKAKIAEAKGELVEALTSEGTAVLNADDPLVRAMAERTKARVLLFGESPDAEIRATGVRLDATGRPSFTLVTPAGSAPVQLRLYGEHHVSNALAAAAVAAALGMSVDDTAAALGAAGALSRWRMEVVERADGVTVVNDAYNANPESMRAALRALVSMGGRGPERRRTWAVLGEMRELGEDSLNEHDAIGRLAVRLDVTKLVAVGDRDAACMELGARNEGSWGEESVLVSDADAAIELLRGQLQPGDVVLVKASRSVGLERVAEALLADDGAVR; this is encoded by the coding sequence GTGATCGCACTCACTCTCGCCGAGATCGCCGAGGCCGTCGGCGGCACGCTGGACTCCGCCGACCCGGCCACCCTGGTCACCGGCCCGGTCGACCGCGACTCGCGGCTGATGGGCCCCGGCGGCCTGTTCGCCTGCGTGGTCGGCGAGCGGGTGGACGGGCACGACTTCGTCGGGACGGCGATCGCCGCCGGTGCCGTCGCGGTGCTGGCCACCCGCCCGGTCGGGGTGCCCGCCGTGCTGGTCGAGGACGTGGTCGCGGCCCTGGCCAAGCTCGGCCGGGCCGTGATCGACCGCGCCCCCGGGCTGGCCGTGGTCGGCCTGACCGGCTCGGCCGGCAAGACCAGCACCAAGGACCTGATCGCCCAGGTGCTGGCCCGGCACGGCGAGACGGTCTTCACCGAGGGCTCGCTCAACAACGAGATCGGCGCCCCGCTGACGGCGGCCAAGGTCACCGACGGCACCCGCCACCTCGTCCTGGAGATGGGCGCCCGGCACAAGGGCGACATCGCCTACCTGACCACCATCGCGCCGCCCACCGTGGGCCTAGTGCTCAACGTCGGCACCGCGCACGTCGGCGAGTTCGGCTCCAAGGCCAAGATCGCCGAGGCCAAGGGCGAGCTGGTCGAGGCGCTGACCAGCGAAGGCACCGCCGTGCTCAACGCCGACGACCCGCTGGTGCGGGCGATGGCCGAGCGCACCAAGGCCCGCGTCCTGCTGTTCGGGGAGAGCCCGGACGCCGAGATCCGGGCCACCGGAGTTCGGCTGGACGCCACCGGGCGGCCATCGTTCACGCTCGTCACCCCAGCCGGTTCCGCACCGGTACAGCTGCGCCTGTACGGTGAGCACCACGTCTCGAACGCCCTCGCCGCCGCAGCGGTGGCGGCGGCGCTCGGCATGTCCGTCGACGACACCGCCGCTGCCCTGGGCGCGGCGGGTGCGCTGTCCCGCTGGCGCATGGAGGTCGTCGAGCGGGCCGACGGTGTCACCGTCGTCAACGACGCCTACAACGCGAACCCGGAGTCCATGCGGGCCGCGCTGCGGGCGCTGGTGTCGATGGGCGGCCGCGGCCCGGAGCGCCGCCGCACCTGGGCGGTGCTCGGCGAGATGCGGGAGCTCGGTGAGGACAGCCTCAACGAGCACGACGCCATCGGGCGCCTCGCGGTCCGGCTCGACGTCACCAAGCTGGTGGCGGTCGGCGACCGGGACGCGGCCTGTATGGAACTGGGCGCGAGGAACGAAGGTTCGTGGGGTGAGGAGTCGGTGCTGGTGTCCGACGCGGACGCGGCGATCGAGCTGCTGCGCGGTCAGCTGCAGCCTGGGGACGTGGTGCTGGTGAAGGCGTCCCGTTCGGTGGGCTTGGAGCGGGTGGCCGAGGCGCTACTGGCCGATGATGGAGCCGTCCGATGA
- a CDS encoding UDP-N-acetylmuramoyl-L-alanyl-D-glutamate--2,6-diaminopimelate ligase, with the protein MPKPDQISASPPRPSGAAALPLTEVARFLGLPPVEGGQVTGITHDSRAVRPGDVYVAFGGANAHGASYAGQAAAAGAVALLTDAAGAELAAGSGLPVLLVESPRAAMGTLAAEVYGRPSERLLTIGITGTNGKTTTAYLVEGGLRGAGKVPGVIGTVEMRVGEQRIKSERTTPEATDLHAVLAVMGEAGADALVMEVSSHALVYGRVDGVVYDVALFNNLTPEHLDFHPDMEDYFRAKAKLFQPDKARLGVVNRDDAYGRRLAAEAPIPVTTFSAKGDEAADWRAVDVQLGPVGSTFRVLGPGGAEADASVPLPGPFNVANALGAIAALVTAGLPLAAAVAGVAAVPGVPGRLERVDAGQPYVAVVDYAHKPDALQAVLESLREVTKGQLHVVIGCGGDRDPYKRGPMGGIAARLADTAVLTSDNPRSEDPLAILAAMLGGAVEVPEAERGEVLVVPDRAEAVHQAVARAHAGDTVLVAGKGHELGQYVKGENRPFDDREVLREAITHTTHTSRGAQQS; encoded by the coding sequence GTGCCGAAACCCGATCAAATCTCCGCAAGCCCCCCGCGACCGAGCGGCGCGGCCGCCCTGCCGCTGACCGAGGTGGCCCGGTTCCTCGGCCTGCCCCCCGTCGAGGGCGGCCAGGTCACCGGCATCACCCACGACTCCCGGGCGGTGCGCCCCGGCGACGTGTACGTCGCCTTCGGCGGTGCCAACGCGCACGGCGCGAGCTACGCCGGCCAGGCCGCCGCGGCCGGGGCGGTGGCGCTGCTCACCGACGCCGCCGGGGCCGAGCTGGCGGCCGGGAGCGGGCTGCCGGTGCTGCTGGTGGAGAGCCCGCGCGCCGCGATGGGCACCCTGGCGGCCGAGGTCTACGGACGCCCGAGCGAGCGGCTGCTGACCATCGGGATCACGGGCACCAACGGCAAGACCACCACTGCCTACCTGGTCGAGGGCGGGCTGCGCGGCGCGGGCAAGGTGCCCGGGGTGATCGGCACCGTGGAGATGCGGGTCGGCGAGCAGCGGATCAAGAGCGAGCGCACCACCCCCGAGGCCACCGACCTGCACGCCGTGCTGGCCGTGATGGGCGAGGCCGGCGCCGACGCGCTGGTCATGGAGGTCTCCAGCCACGCCCTGGTCTACGGCCGAGTGGACGGGGTGGTCTACGACGTCGCGCTGTTCAACAACCTGACGCCGGAGCACCTGGACTTCCACCCCGACATGGAGGACTACTTCCGCGCGAAGGCCAAGCTCTTCCAGCCGGACAAGGCCCGGCTCGGGGTGGTCAACCGCGACGACGCGTACGGCCGCCGGCTGGCCGCCGAGGCGCCGATCCCGGTCACCACCTTCTCCGCCAAGGGCGACGAGGCCGCCGACTGGCGGGCCGTGGACGTGCAGCTCGGCCCGGTCGGCTCGACCTTCCGGGTGCTCGGCCCCGGCGGCGCGGAGGCCGACGCCTCGGTGCCGCTGCCCGGCCCGTTCAACGTGGCCAACGCGCTCGGCGCGATCGCCGCGCTGGTGACGGCCGGCCTGCCGCTGGCCGCGGCGGTGGCCGGGGTGGCCGCCGTCCCGGGCGTGCCCGGCCGGCTGGAGCGGGTGGACGCGGGCCAGCCGTACGTGGCCGTGGTCGACTACGCGCACAAGCCTGACGCGCTGCAGGCCGTGCTCGAATCGCTGCGCGAGGTGACCAAGGGTCAGCTGCACGTGGTGATCGGCTGCGGCGGCGACCGAGACCCGTACAAGCGCGGACCGATGGGCGGGATCGCCGCCCGCCTCGCCGACACCGCCGTGCTGACCAGCGACAACCCCCGCTCGGAGGACCCGCTGGCGATCCTCGCCGCGATGCTGGGCGGGGCCGTGGAGGTGCCCGAGGCCGAGCGCGGCGAGGTGCTCGTGGTGCCGGACCGGGCCGAGGCCGTGCACCAGGCGGTGGCCCGCGCGCACGCCGGGGACACCGTGCTCGTCGCCGGCAAGGGTCACGAGCTGGGCCAGTACGTCAAGGGCGAGAACCGGCCGTTCGACGACCGCGAGGTCCTGCGCGAGGCCATCACGCACACCACGCACACCAGCCGAGGAGCACAGCAGTCGTGA